One genomic region from Leifsonia poae encodes:
- a CDS encoding glycoside hydrolase family 2 TIM barrel-domain containing protein: MTIHDFNAGWSVRPRVSAFSELGGASAPSEQVTLPHDALLSLGRTPDSGSPSGYFPSGEFEYSTSFDVPDEYRDKRVSLRFEAAYRDAMVYVNGSFAAQRPSGYATFDVPLDDYVRYGETNTIRVETRAHQDSRWYTGAGIYRDVHLSVTDLVHVEPDGLRVTTPDIDETRAVVEAAVAVRNSSISTRTVSVVTTVRDAGGAVVATGASPATLRAGGRAVVRTRLYVPEPELWSADSPSLYAATVEIRDGETDLDERATSFGIRRIQLDPLQGLRINGETITLRGACIHHDNGLLGAATIGRAEERRVEILKAAGFNAIRSSHNPLSRAMLDACDRLGMIVMDEAFDMWTESKSSYDYSLSFPEWWERDIESMVAKDYNHPSVIFYSIGNEIPETGTPLGSEWGRRLAEKVRALDSTRLVTNGINGFVSVLPQVMAMMGPATGADGGGDGGGGVNTFMNNAGAMMNQISASSLVSEATAESFAVLDVAGLNYGDGRYELDRELFPDRVIVGTETFPTHIDVNWRLVEDNAHVIGDFTWTGWDYLGEAGIGRTVYLEREELSLSAPFPWLLAWCGDIDITGHRRPASYYRETVFGLRSEPYIAVQRPAFHGQPRHDGMWTWSDSVSSWTWDVESGSPVIVEVYSDADEVELVVNGVSVGRSPAGREHGYRATFETTYEPGEIIAIAYSGAREPARTTLRSAAEEISLSVVADRTRVTADHSDLSFVTIELRDAAGTLDSAHDREVTATVEGAGVLQGFGSARPDPEAGYHEQTQRTFDGRLLAIVRPTGVGDISLTLTSEGLEPVRLTLRAVAAAPTTP; encoded by the coding sequence GTGACCATCCACGACTTCAATGCAGGCTGGAGCGTCCGCCCGCGCGTCAGCGCTTTCTCCGAGCTCGGCGGCGCCTCCGCACCGTCCGAGCAGGTCACGTTGCCGCACGACGCCCTGCTCTCGCTGGGCCGGACTCCGGACTCCGGGTCACCCTCCGGCTACTTCCCGAGCGGCGAGTTCGAGTACTCGACCTCGTTCGACGTGCCGGACGAGTATCGAGACAAGCGCGTGAGCCTCCGGTTCGAGGCTGCCTACCGGGACGCCATGGTCTATGTGAACGGCTCGTTCGCCGCACAGCGCCCGTCCGGCTATGCGACCTTCGACGTCCCCCTCGACGACTATGTGCGCTACGGCGAGACGAACACCATCCGGGTCGAGACGCGCGCCCATCAGGACTCGCGGTGGTACACCGGTGCGGGCATCTACCGGGATGTGCACCTCTCCGTCACCGACCTCGTGCACGTCGAACCGGACGGCCTACGTGTGACCACGCCCGACATCGACGAGACACGCGCGGTCGTGGAGGCCGCGGTCGCCGTGCGCAATTCGTCGATCTCCACGCGCACCGTCTCGGTGGTCACGACCGTCCGGGACGCCGGCGGAGCCGTCGTGGCGACGGGCGCGTCTCCCGCAACGCTCCGCGCGGGAGGCCGAGCCGTCGTGCGCACGCGCCTGTACGTTCCGGAGCCCGAACTGTGGAGCGCCGACAGCCCATCCCTGTATGCGGCGACCGTCGAGATCCGCGACGGTGAGACCGACCTGGACGAGCGCGCCACATCGTTCGGCATCCGTCGCATCCAGCTCGACCCGCTGCAGGGCCTCCGTATCAACGGCGAGACGATCACCCTCCGCGGTGCATGCATCCACCACGACAACGGACTCCTCGGAGCGGCCACGATCGGGCGTGCGGAGGAACGCCGCGTCGAGATCCTCAAGGCGGCCGGGTTCAACGCGATCCGCAGTTCGCACAACCCGCTCAGCAGGGCGATGCTCGATGCGTGCGACCGCCTCGGCATGATCGTGATGGACGAGGCGTTCGACATGTGGACGGAAAGCAAATCGTCGTACGACTACTCCCTCTCGTTTCCGGAGTGGTGGGAGCGCGACATCGAGTCGATGGTCGCAAAGGACTACAACCACCCCAGCGTGATCTTCTACTCGATCGGCAACGAGATCCCGGAGACGGGGACCCCGCTCGGATCGGAGTGGGGGCGCCGCCTCGCCGAGAAGGTCCGCGCCCTCGACTCCACGCGCCTCGTCACCAACGGCATCAACGGATTCGTGTCCGTGCTGCCCCAGGTGATGGCGATGATGGGGCCGGCGACAGGAGCCGACGGCGGAGGCGACGGTGGCGGCGGCGTGAACACCTTCATGAACAACGCGGGCGCCATGATGAACCAGATCAGCGCGTCGTCCCTGGTCAGCGAGGCCACCGCCGAATCGTTCGCCGTGCTCGACGTCGCCGGACTGAATTACGGCGACGGTCGCTACGAACTCGACCGGGAGCTCTTCCCCGACCGCGTCATCGTCGGCACCGAGACCTTCCCCACGCACATCGACGTGAACTGGCGGCTCGTGGAGGACAACGCCCACGTGATCGGCGACTTCACCTGGACGGGCTGGGACTACCTGGGCGAGGCGGGAATCGGCCGCACCGTCTACCTCGAGCGCGAAGAGCTCAGCCTCAGCGCTCCCTTCCCATGGCTCCTCGCGTGGTGCGGTGACATCGACATCACCGGGCACCGGCGCCCCGCTTCGTACTACCGGGAGACGGTGTTCGGCCTGCGCAGCGAGCCCTACATCGCGGTGCAGCGCCCCGCGTTCCACGGGCAGCCCCGTCACGATGGGATGTGGACGTGGTCCGATTCCGTATCCAGCTGGACCTGGGACGTCGAGTCGGGCTCACCGGTCATCGTCGAGGTGTACTCCGACGCGGATGAGGTCGAGCTCGTGGTGAACGGTGTCTCGGTCGGCCGGTCGCCCGCGGGCCGCGAGCACGGCTACCGCGCGACATTCGAGACGACGTACGAGCCCGGCGAGATCATCGCGATCGCCTACTCCGGCGCGCGCGAGCCCGCGAGGACCACACTGCGCTCTGCCGCCGAGGAGATCTCGCTCTCGGTCGTCGCCGACCGGACGCGGGTCACGGCTGATCACAGCGATCTGAGCTTCGTGACCATCGAGCTCCGGGATGCGGCGGGTACCCTCGACTCCGCTCATGACCGGGAGGTGACCGCCACGGTGGAGGGCGCCGGCGTGCTCCAGGGTTTCGGGAGCGCCCGGCCCGATCCCGAGGCGGGCTACCACGAGCAGACGCAGCGGACGTTCGACGGGCGGCTGCTCGCGATCGTCCGTCCCACCGGGGTCGGAGACATCTCCCTCACCCTCACGTCGGAGGGGCTCGAGCCCGTTCGGCTGACCCTCCGTGCGGTGGCTGCGGCCCCGACGACACCGTGA
- a CDS encoding ATP-binding cassette domain-containing protein, with protein sequence MTALLTVDDLRLRYPGRGFRSASPEVLRGISLEIAPGETLGLVGESGSGKTTLGRAVLGLAAPTGGSITFQGEDITHLSQKQRRPLAKSLQVIFQDPYTSLNPVLPISEILAEPLVAQGISAAESRTTVLRLLEQVGLPSNAAQRYPREFSGGQRQRVAIARALALEPRLIVCDEPVSALDLSTQAMVLDLLIDIQRDTGVSYLFITHDLSVVRYISHRVAVMYKGELVETGPVAQVTTAPAHEYTQSLLLAAPTADPDLQRERRELRRRLRGAAA encoded by the coding sequence ATGACCGCACTGCTCACGGTGGACGACCTGCGTCTGCGCTACCCCGGGCGCGGATTCCGTTCCGCGTCACCCGAGGTCCTCCGGGGGATCTCGCTCGAGATCGCACCGGGTGAGACGCTCGGTCTCGTCGGGGAGTCCGGTTCGGGCAAGACGACCCTCGGTCGCGCGGTTCTCGGGCTGGCTGCCCCGACCGGCGGGTCGATCACGTTCCAGGGCGAGGACATCACGCACCTGTCGCAGAAGCAGCGCCGGCCGCTCGCCAAGAGCCTGCAGGTGATCTTCCAGGACCCGTACACCTCCCTCAACCCGGTGCTCCCGATCTCCGAGATTCTCGCCGAGCCGCTCGTCGCGCAGGGGATCAGCGCGGCCGAATCGCGCACGACGGTGCTCCGCCTCCTCGAGCAGGTCGGACTGCCCTCGAACGCGGCGCAGCGCTACCCGCGGGAGTTCAGCGGCGGCCAGCGCCAGCGCGTCGCCATCGCGAGAGCGCTCGCGCTGGAGCCGAGGCTCATCGTCTGCGACGAGCCCGTCTCCGCCCTCGACCTGTCGACGCAGGCGATGGTGCTCGATCTGCTCATCGACATCCAGCGCGACACCGGGGTCTCCTACCTCTTCATCACGCACGACCTCTCGGTCGTGCGCTACATCAGCCACCGGGTCGCCGTCATGTACAAGGGCGAACTCGTGGAGACGGGGCCGGTCGCCCAGGTGACGACGGCTCCCGCCCACGAATACACCCAGAGCCTTCTGCTCGCCGCCCCCACGGCCGATCCCGATCTGCAGCGCGAACGTCGCGAGCTGCGCAGACGACTCCGAGGAGCTGCCGCGTGA
- a CDS encoding dipeptide/oligopeptide/nickel ABC transporter permease/ATP-binding protein: MTTTEIDNIAAVSAPQRKRSGVVRRVLRKPLGLASLIVLVGIVLLGIFAPLLSAHDATATSLQHVNAPAGTPGYLLGADQYGRDIWARILVSINVSVISGLIGAGVATVIGTVFGLLAGYIGKKTDAVTSWTFNLLMTFPALVLVLVLSPITGGAYQATMFIFGIFLAPSTYRLVRNLVVGVKNELYVDAARVSGLSNRRILSRHVLYVVRGPIIISVAFLATAAIGIQAGLAFLGVGSTLTPSFGSMTADAFLNIYTYPLQLVWPSVVQALLTSALIMLGNAYRDALTDAERPTRAERKAAAAAAAEQAEATRARAMAAATMDTSTGSLLTVRNLSVAYAQTDGMLKPVVDGVSLDVAPGEIVGLVGESGSGKTQTAFSILGLLPPEAQIDADVLTIVGESLVSKDARALRKMRGSVIAYIPQEPMSNLDPSFTIGSQLVEGLTAAMPRKEAKATILQLLARVGIADPERTFASYPHQISGGMAQRVLIAGAVASRPKLLIADEPTTALDVTIQAEILDLLRDLQGELGMGVLLVTHNFGVVADLCDRVVVMRSGTVVESGDVRTIFHQPAHEYTQQLIASILDENTVRTDPAPDSDALVGEEKK, from the coding sequence ATGACAACCACAGAGATCGACAACATCGCGGCCGTCTCCGCGCCGCAGAGAAAGCGGTCCGGAGTCGTCCGCCGGGTGCTCAGGAAGCCGCTCGGGCTGGCATCCCTGATCGTGCTGGTCGGCATCGTGCTCCTCGGCATCTTCGCCCCGCTCCTCTCTGCGCACGATGCGACCGCCACATCTCTTCAGCATGTGAATGCGCCGGCGGGCACACCCGGTTACCTGCTCGGTGCCGACCAGTACGGTCGCGACATCTGGGCGCGCATCCTGGTTTCGATCAACGTGTCGGTGATCTCGGGACTGATCGGCGCCGGTGTCGCCACGGTCATCGGCACCGTGTTCGGACTGCTCGCGGGATACATCGGCAAGAAGACGGACGCGGTCACCTCGTGGACCTTCAACCTGTTGATGACCTTCCCGGCTCTCGTGCTCGTGCTCGTGCTCTCGCCGATCACCGGCGGCGCCTACCAGGCGACGATGTTCATCTTCGGCATCTTCCTCGCGCCGAGCACCTACCGGCTGGTGCGCAACCTCGTCGTGGGCGTCAAGAACGAGCTCTATGTCGACGCGGCCCGCGTCTCGGGTCTCTCGAACCGCCGCATCCTGTCCCGGCACGTCCTGTACGTCGTCCGCGGCCCGATCATCATCTCGGTCGCCTTCCTCGCGACCGCCGCGATCGGCATCCAGGCGGGGCTGGCCTTCCTCGGCGTCGGCTCGACGCTGACCCCGAGCTTCGGCTCCATGACTGCCGACGCGTTCCTCAACATCTACACCTACCCCTTGCAGCTGGTCTGGCCCTCGGTCGTGCAGGCGCTGCTCACCAGTGCGCTCATCATGCTCGGCAACGCCTACCGCGACGCCCTGACGGACGCGGAGCGGCCGACGCGCGCGGAGCGGAAGGCGGCAGCTGCCGCGGCGGCAGAGCAGGCGGAAGCGACGCGCGCGCGCGCAATGGCCGCCGCCACGATGGACACGAGCACCGGCTCCCTCCTGACGGTCCGCAACCTCTCCGTGGCGTACGCGCAGACGGACGGCATGCTCAAACCCGTCGTCGACGGCGTCTCGCTGGATGTCGCGCCGGGGGAGATCGTCGGCCTGGTCGGCGAGTCCGGCTCGGGCAAGACGCAGACCGCGTTCTCGATCCTCGGACTGCTCCCTCCGGAGGCGCAGATCGACGCCGACGTCCTGACCATCGTGGGGGAGTCGCTGGTCTCGAAGGACGCGCGGGCGCTGCGGAAGATGCGCGGCAGCGTCATCGCGTACATCCCGCAGGAGCCCATGTCGAACCTCGATCCGTCGTTCACCATCGGAAGCCAGCTCGTCGAAGGGCTCACCGCCGCCATGCCCCGCAAGGAGGCCAAGGCGACGATCCTGCAGCTCCTCGCCCGCGTCGGTATCGCGGACCCGGAGCGGACGTTCGCCTCCTACCCGCACCAGATCTCGGGAGGCATGGCTCAGCGGGTGCTCATCGCGGGCGCCGTCGCCAGCCGGCCCAAACTCCTCATCGCGGATGAACCGACCACCGCCCTGGACGTCACCATCCAGGCCGAGATCCTCGACCTGCTGCGCGACCTGCAGGGCGAGCTGGGCATGGGCGTCCTCCTCGTGACGCACAACTTCGGGGTCGTCGCCGACCTCTGCGACCGCGTCGTCGTCATGCGCAGTGGCACCGTCGTCGAGTCCGGAGATGTCAGGACGATCTTCCACCAGCCCGCCCACGAATACACCCAGCAGCTCATCGCGTCGATCCTCGATGAGAACACCGTGCGCACCGACCCCGCGCCCGACTCCGATGCGCTCGTCGGGGAGGAGAAGAAATGA
- a CDS encoding ABC transporter permease encodes MIVYILRRLGAGLVLVFIVTAITFFLTHAANIPVANNILGAGATPDQVAALDHKLGLDQPIIQQYVNWVIGVLHGDLGTSYFTSEPVASGIAARLPVTLSMVVVSLLITLVLSVVLGVAAAAKRGPLDVVLQGITTLSFIFPAILLGIILVYVFAITLQLVPAVGYTPLAESPSAWFASIILPSVVLSIAGIASLAAQIRGSLIDELSRDYVRTLRSRGVSEMSILLKHALRNASGPAFTTFSLLFISLFGSALFIEKIFALPGFGTYAYQATIQGDLPVMLGVTLFSVLLVVIVNLIVDLVSGWLNPKVRVA; translated from the coding sequence GTGATTGTGTACATTCTGCGCCGACTCGGCGCGGGCTTGGTGCTCGTCTTCATCGTGACGGCCATCACCTTCTTCCTGACCCACGCGGCGAACATCCCGGTGGCCAACAACATCCTCGGCGCGGGCGCGACCCCTGATCAGGTGGCCGCACTCGACCACAAGCTCGGGTTGGACCAACCGATCATCCAGCAGTACGTCAACTGGGTCATCGGCGTCCTGCACGGTGACCTGGGCACGTCGTACTTCACGAGCGAGCCGGTCGCGTCCGGTATCGCTGCGCGCCTCCCGGTCACCCTGTCCATGGTCGTCGTCTCGCTGCTCATCACCCTGGTGCTGAGCGTCGTCCTCGGCGTCGCGGCCGCGGCCAAACGCGGTCCGCTCGACGTGGTGCTCCAGGGCATCACGACACTGTCGTTCATCTTCCCGGCGATCCTGCTCGGCATCATCCTCGTCTACGTCTTCGCGATCACCCTCCAGCTCGTCCCCGCTGTCGGCTACACGCCGTTGGCCGAGTCGCCCTCCGCGTGGTTCGCGTCGATCATCCTTCCCTCCGTGGTGCTCTCCATCGCGGGCATCGCGTCGCTCGCCGCGCAGATCCGCGGCTCCCTCATCGACGAACTCAGCCGCGACTACGTCAGGACCCTGCGCAGCCGAGGGGTCTCCGAGATGTCGATCCTCCTGAAGCACGCCCTGCGCAATGCGTCCGGGCCCGCCTTCACCACGTTCTCCCTCCTGTTCATCAGCCTGTTCGGGTCCGCCCTGTTCATCGAGAAGATATTCGCCCTCCCCGGTTTCGGCACCTACGCCTACCAGGCGACGATCCAGGGCGACCTGCCCGTGATGCTCGGCGTGACCCTGTTCAGCGTTCTCCTCGTCGTCATCGTGAATCTGATCGTCGACCTGGTCAGCGGTTGGCTCAATCCGAAGGTGCGTGTCGCATGA
- a CDS encoding ABC transporter substrate-binding protein: MKFTLGLRAAATAAAAALLLAGCTATSSPSSSATPQTLNLAVQAPPANFTIGDWSGGDSTLFTSVYDSILKTNVKGEATPGIAKSWSYSSDKLTLTLKLRTGQKFSDGEAVDADAVVASLKRTMKEPSYSAQLTNIGGVTASDASTVVITLKTADASLISKLAGVQGGVGAPKALSAESSKLDPVGSGPYILDKSTTTAGSLYTLKRNPDNWDVASYPFETVKIRVIADPTASQNALKTGQLDFGNVNIDQVSQFPSSTFSTGTSLPQAVGVLWLADRDGTIVPALKDVRVRRAINMAIDRKSISSKLVAGSHPTEQTVSPLGAAYSKSVDKTYDFDVAGAKKLMAEAGYPNGFSVKMPSTVVSQTYDATIAQELGAIGIKVSYDTVPFQDFFAKVYGGTYGMYFMYNGYSGNDAADINAALSGAFNPYGSTTPELTELIAKANAASADQQGAAFGAVNKYLVDQAWNAPLLYSTSPWVATKRITYTPAVIPSLNLLPYGLAAAK; this comes from the coding sequence ATGAAGTTCACCCTCGGATTGCGAGCCGCCGCCACCGCGGCCGCGGCCGCACTCCTCCTGGCGGGATGCACGGCGACGAGCAGCCCCTCGAGCTCCGCGACGCCGCAGACGCTCAACCTCGCCGTCCAGGCTCCGCCGGCCAACTTCACCATCGGTGACTGGTCAGGCGGAGACTCGACCCTGTTCACCTCGGTGTACGACTCGATCCTTAAGACGAATGTGAAGGGAGAAGCGACCCCCGGCATCGCGAAGTCGTGGTCGTACTCCTCCGACAAGCTCACGCTGACGTTGAAGCTCCGCACGGGGCAGAAGTTCTCCGACGGCGAGGCCGTCGACGCGGACGCCGTCGTCGCGTCCCTGAAGCGAACGATGAAGGAGCCGTCGTATTCGGCTCAGCTGACCAACATCGGCGGGGTAACGGCGTCCGACGCGAGCACGGTGGTCATCACCCTGAAGACCGCGGACGCGTCCCTGATCTCGAAGCTCGCCGGTGTGCAGGGCGGGGTGGGAGCGCCTAAGGCCCTGAGCGCGGAGAGCTCCAAGCTCGATCCCGTCGGATCCGGCCCCTACATCCTCGACAAGTCGACCACGACCGCCGGTTCGCTTTACACGCTCAAGCGCAATCCGGACAACTGGGATGTGGCGTCGTACCCGTTCGAGACCGTCAAGATCCGTGTGATCGCCGATCCGACCGCATCGCAGAACGCGCTGAAGACGGGCCAGCTCGACTTCGGAAACGTGAACATCGACCAGGTGAGCCAGTTCCCGTCGAGCACGTTCAGCACGGGAACGTCGTTGCCGCAGGCGGTGGGCGTCCTCTGGCTGGCGGACCGAGATGGCACGATCGTACCGGCGCTCAAAGACGTCCGGGTGCGCCGGGCGATCAACATGGCCATCGATCGTAAATCCATCTCGTCGAAGCTCGTCGCCGGCTCCCACCCCACGGAGCAGACCGTCAGCCCGCTCGGCGCCGCTTACAGCAAGAGCGTCGACAAGACCTACGACTTCGACGTCGCGGGCGCCAAGAAGCTGATGGCCGAGGCTGGATACCCGAATGGATTCAGCGTCAAGATGCCCAGCACGGTCGTCTCCCAAACTTACGACGCCACCATTGCCCAGGAGCTGGGCGCCATCGGGATCAAGGTCAGCTACGACACCGTCCCGTTCCAGGACTTCTTCGCGAAGGTCTACGGTGGCACCTACGGCATGTACTTCATGTACAACGGTTACTCCGGCAACGACGCCGCGGACATCAACGCGGCCTTGAGCGGCGCCTTCAACCCGTACGGATCGACGACGCCCGAACTCACCGAGCTCATCGCCAAGGCCAACGCCGCCTCCGCGGACCAGCAGGGTGCGGCGTTCGGCGCCGTCAACAAGTACCTGGTCGACCAGGCGTGGAACGCTCCGTTGCTCTACTCGACCTCTCCCTGGGTCGCGACGAAGCGGATCACCTACACGCCCGCTGTCATCCCGTCGCTGAACCTTCTTCCATACGGCCTCGCGGCGGCCAAGTAG
- a CDS encoding LacI family DNA-binding transcriptional regulator — MSALGESDRPVTAGDVATRAGVSRSTVSNILNGNEARFSARTREKVHTAARELDYRPSLAARSLVSGISDTIVMLLPNTTFGSRFQDAVDQVTIDTQHLGANVMVRFAGASLESSIAAIHALRPLAVIDFAGLPTTERLRLEQRGTTVLPRRHSDDGRNIPDGGIAELQAGALLERGDRTLWFASISDSRLDPYGPGRFDALRTYCARVGLAEPRQIDVPFALDAAIAALTRVLKESPSPVGLACYNDDVAIAVLAAARELQVDVPARLAVVGVDNTVIGQLWSPRLTSIDTDIRGLMDALTHELQSQLAESTPPPDLGTLPHFTLVRGGTT, encoded by the coding sequence GTGAGCGCACTGGGAGAGTCCGATCGACCCGTCACCGCGGGCGATGTGGCAACCCGTGCCGGCGTGTCGCGATCGACGGTCAGCAACATCCTGAACGGCAACGAAGCACGCTTCTCGGCTCGGACCCGCGAGAAGGTGCACACCGCGGCCCGCGAACTCGACTACCGCCCCTCCCTCGCAGCGCGGTCCCTGGTCAGCGGAATCAGCGACACAATCGTGATGCTGCTGCCCAACACGACCTTCGGAAGCCGCTTCCAAGACGCCGTCGACCAGGTCACGATCGACACCCAGCATCTGGGTGCGAATGTCATGGTGCGCTTCGCGGGCGCCTCGCTGGAGAGCTCCATCGCCGCCATCCACGCGCTGCGCCCTCTCGCGGTGATCGACTTCGCCGGCCTCCCCACGACTGAACGGCTCCGGCTCGAGCAGCGCGGCACCACCGTCCTTCCTCGCCGACACAGCGACGACGGACGGAACATCCCTGACGGCGGGATCGCCGAGCTCCAGGCCGGAGCGCTGCTCGAACGCGGCGACCGCACCTTGTGGTTCGCCTCCATCTCCGACAGCAGGCTCGACCCGTACGGGCCGGGCCGGTTCGACGCGCTGCGGACCTACTGCGCGCGCGTCGGGCTCGCCGAGCCCCGTCAGATCGACGTCCCGTTCGCCCTCGACGCGGCAATCGCCGCACTGACGCGTGTTCTCAAGGAGTCCCCCTCACCCGTCGGGCTCGCCTGCTACAACGACGACGTGGCGATCGCCGTCCTTGCCGCCGCGCGCGAACTGCAGGTCGATGTCCCGGCCCGGCTCGCCGTCGTCGGCGTGGACAACACGGTGATCGGCCAGCTGTGGTCGCCCCGCCTCACCAGCATCGACACGGACATCCGCGGATTGATGGATGCGCTGACCCACGAACTCCAGTCGCAGCTGGCGGAGTCGACCCCGCCGCCGGACCTCGGGACGCTACCGCACTTCACCCTCGTGCGCGGCGGGACCACCTGA
- a CDS encoding alpha/beta hydrolase codes for MTLAATTDSTLAGRGARIPLRDYLPENPRAGASPFVWIHGGGWMSGGLDQKESHAVAKAIAGTGRRVRTIDYRLAPLLRWRQLASHAPLSLEPSGGRFPAGRDDVVDAVRDLVASGERRVLIGGASAGANLAVTAAVALRDDADVRVEGLALAYGGFHSALPPLPRSVSSRLTGIAGRIAFTPDSYERMTHNYVGDETLYATAFPAGESLAGLPDALVMDADRDSLRASGDQFADELRAAGVAADYVVIEKTLHGFLNQPRTRGFRRGIQAMAAWLDERDRASGGPAAHEGEVR; via the coding sequence GTGACGCTGGCCGCCACTACGGACTCGACGCTCGCTGGACGGGGAGCCCGGATTCCCCTCCGCGACTACCTCCCCGAGAATCCGCGTGCCGGCGCCTCGCCCTTCGTGTGGATCCACGGCGGCGGCTGGATGTCCGGAGGCCTCGATCAGAAGGAGTCGCACGCCGTCGCGAAAGCTATCGCAGGCACGGGGCGCCGCGTCCGCACCATCGACTACCGCCTGGCCCCGCTGCTGCGCTGGCGCCAGCTCGCCTCCCATGCCCCTCTGTCGCTCGAACCCTCAGGCGGCCGGTTCCCCGCGGGGCGGGACGACGTCGTCGATGCTGTGCGCGACCTCGTCGCCTCCGGCGAGCGGCGGGTCCTGATCGGCGGGGCGAGTGCTGGGGCGAATCTCGCGGTGACGGCTGCCGTCGCGCTCCGTGACGACGCGGATGTCCGGGTCGAGGGTCTCGCGCTCGCGTACGGCGGCTTCCACTCGGCTCTGCCCCCGCTCCCTCGGTCCGTGTCGTCGCGGCTCACGGGAATCGCCGGCCGCATCGCGTTCACCCCCGACTCCTACGAGCGGATGACGCACAACTATGTCGGCGACGAAACGTTGTACGCGACCGCGTTCCCGGCGGGAGAGTCTCTGGCCGGCCTTCCGGACGCGCTGGTCATGGACGCGGACAGGGACAGCCTGCGAGCCTCCGGCGACCAGTTCGCAGACGAGTTGCGCGCGGCCGGGGTCGCCGCGGACTACGTGGTCATTGAGAAGACGCTCCACGGCTTCTTGAACCAGCCGCGCACCCGCGGCTTCCGCCGTGGCATTCAGGCGATGGCCGCGTGGCTCGACGAGCGGGATCGTGCCTCAGGTGGTCCCGCCGCGCACGAGGGTGAAGTGCGGTAG
- a CDS encoding TetR/AcrR family transcriptional regulator, translating into MPRRPYPKGVAKREEILATALEVIAARGFGGATLRELADASNLSITGLVHHFGTKEHLLTEVLRRRDELDADAYEDSAPETIASMVDRLTTLVDHNASVPGLVALYSNLAADGTAPDHPAHEYFSERITRSQKLGRETLEGLQDAGELPREVDAGDLALLVTAAVDGLQLLWEYDDSIDMTRSLKALGTLLELAKAGATAAR; encoded by the coding sequence ATGCCGCGTCGTCCCTACCCCAAAGGGGTTGCGAAGCGCGAGGAGATCCTCGCCACCGCCCTCGAAGTCATCGCCGCACGTGGGTTCGGCGGAGCCACGCTCCGTGAGCTCGCCGACGCGTCGAACCTGAGCATCACCGGGCTCGTGCATCACTTCGGTACGAAGGAGCACTTGCTCACCGAGGTGCTGCGGCGACGCGATGAACTCGACGCCGATGCATACGAGGACAGCGCTCCCGAGACGATCGCCTCCATGGTCGACCGGCTCACGACGCTGGTCGACCACAACGCGTCCGTTCCCGGTCTCGTCGCGCTCTACTCGAATCTCGCAGCAGACGGGACGGCCCCCGACCACCCCGCCCACGAGTACTTCAGCGAGCGCATCACCCGCAGCCAGAAGCTCGGTCGCGAGACGCTGGAGGGCCTCCAGGACGCGGGTGAGCTGCCACGGGAGGTCGACGCCGGCGACCTGGCCCTGCTCGTCACGGCGGCGGTCGATGGCCTGCAGCTGCTCTGGGAGTACGACGACAGCATCGACATGACTCGCAGCCTGAAGGCTCTCGGCACCCTCCTGGAGCTGGCGAAGGCCGGAGCGACGGCCGCGCGATAG